From one Lolium rigidum isolate FL_2022 chromosome 4, APGP_CSIRO_Lrig_0.1, whole genome shotgun sequence genomic stretch:
- the LOC124707994 gene encoding UDP-xylose transporter 3-like, translating to MGVGGEKFQLGTVGALGLSVVSSVSIVICNKALMSSLGFTFATTLTSWHLLVTFCSLHVALWMKFFEHKAFDSRTVMGFGVLNGISIGLLNLSLGFNSVGFYQMTKLAIIPCTVILETLFFRKKFSRTIQISLSVLLLGVGVATVTDLQLNAVGSILSLLAIITTCIAQIMTNTIQKKFKVSSTQLLYQSCPYQSLTLFLIGPFLDGFLTNQNVFAFNYTSQVVFFIVLSCLISVSVNFSTFLVIGKTSPVTYQVLGHLKTCLVLTFGYVLLHDPFSWRNILGILIAVVGMVLYSYFCSKEPKNTEVSPQQTKEGDSAPLISDSLSKVENGGDDDEPLKVPMWSSKYSRA from the exons ATGGGTGTCGGAGGGGAGAAGTTCCAGCTGGGGACGGTGGGGGCGCTGGGCCTCTCTGTGGTCTCCTCCGTCTCCATTGTCATCTGCAACAAGGCCCTCATGAGCTCCCTCGGCTTCACCTTTG CCACCACCTTGACGAGCTGGCATCTCCTAGTCACGTTCTGCTCACTGCATGTAGCATTGTGGATGAAGTTCTTCGAGCACAAAGCTTTTGATTCAAGAACTGTCATGGGGTTTGGAGTACTTAATGGCATCTCCATTGGGCTCCTCAATTTGAGTCTTGGTTTCAATTCTGTTGGTTTTTACCAG ATGACAAAGCTGGCCATTATCCCCTGCACTGTTATCTTGGAGACTCTTTTCTTCAGGAAGAAGTTCAG CCGGACTATCCAGATCTCCCTTTCTGTGCTCCTTTTGGGTGTTGGTGTTGCAACTGTAACTGATCTGCAACTCAATGCCGTGGGATCCATACTGTCCTTGCTGGCAATTATCACGACCTGCATTGCTCAGATT ATGACAAACACAATTCAGAAGAAATTTAAGGTTTCTTCAACCCAGCTGCTGTACCAGTCTTGCCCTTACCAATCACTGACGCTGTTTCTTATTGGTCCGTTCCTTGATGGATTTTTGACTAACCAAAATGTCTTCGCTTTCAATTACACATCTCAAGTTGTG TTTTTCATTGTATTGTCATGTTTGATATCGGTCTCAGTTAACTTTAGCACATTTCTTGTGATCGGGAAGACGTCTCCTGTCACTTACCAAGTCCTGGGCCATCTTAAAACATGCCTAGTTCTGACCTTTGGTTACGTTTTGCTTCACGATCCATTTAGCTGGAGAAATATACTTGGCATCCTAATTGCTGTAGTTGGGATGGTACTATATTCATACTTCTGCTCAAAAGAGCCAAAAAATACTGAAGTCTCCCCACAGCAG ACAAAAGAAGGCGACTCGGCACCTTTGATCTCAGACTCTCTGAGCAAAGTTGAAAACGGAGGCGATGATGATGAGCCTTTGAAGGTACCGATGTGGAGCTCCAAGTACTCAAGGGCGTGA
- the LOC124647383 gene encoding uncharacterized protein LOC124647383: MATRRSPGTTAHHRLLLLFLPFLLISSYFLPSASAYRPGDIVPMLRSGQYHGSRSVWFDVIGRHCPSFAVNREVLMPIPKPTGFTGADPYKITFQIGHEKFHLPWLYVINRKSSQVPLIDFHLKYTGNDLLGVTAKVVDMPQHFLELHPDIKKHFWDPQNWPKYVLVSYTWEEQSEIDVAGGFYMLFGSGLVLSFVLAIYVLQSSQEKLTRFVREAVSDSSLPEGGIAKVE, translated from the exons ATGGCCACTCGCCGGAGCCCAGGCACCACCGcccaccaccgcctcctcctactcttcctccccttcctgctaATTTCCTCGTACTTCctcccctccgcctccgcctaCCGCCCCGGCGACATCGTCCCCATGCTCCGCTCCGGCCAGTACCACGGC TCCAGGTCGGTGTGGTTCGACGTCATCGGCCGCCACTGCCCGTCCTTCGCGGTCAACCGGGAG GTGCTGATGCCGATCCCCAAGCCCACGGGGTTCACTGGCGCGGATCCGTATAAGAT AACCTTTCAGATTggacacgaaaagttccatcttcCTTGGCTGTATGTTATAAACCGCAAAAGCTCTCAAGTTCCACTGATAGATTTTCATTTG AAGTACACTGGAAATGATTTACTTGGTGTTACGGCCAAAGTGGTGGACATGCCTCAGCATT TTTTGGAACTTCATCCTGACATAAAGAAGCATTTCTGGGATCCACAGAACTGGCCAAAATATGTCCTTGTTAGTTATACATG GGAGGAGCAATCAGAGATAGATGTTGCTGGAGGATTCTATATGTTATTTGGATCTG GTCTCGTTCTTTCCTTTGTCCTTGCAATCTATGTCTTGCAATCGTCTCAAGAGAAGTTGACAAG GTTTGTGCGAGAAGCAGTTTCTGATAGCAGCCTACCTGAAGGAGGGATTGCAAAGGTGGAGTGA
- the LOC124647382 gene encoding 5-amino-6-(5-phospho-D-ribitylamino)uracil phosphatase, chloroplastic, whose protein sequence is MESCSFRTATSPSPFSSAPSSSSSPRAPCPHLRFPRERNGRQMRMRRRASGFDAFPPLPGKVFVEETIGAEYGEGFETFRMDGPLNIDVDYLNEKLQECFLQRIRHAMKPDEAFGLIFSWDNVIADTDSLKLDAWRQLALEEGKDIPTAAHIQRSILHGAADHVLRKVLYWAKEDDQMDRLKARLIELYYESLFKLDTPVEGLREWLDAVRTAGIPCAVASSLDRRCMVEALDRMSLSKYFKAIVTDEDDMESIAHRFLSAAVKLDRKPSKCIVFEDDPRGVTAAHNCTMMAVSLIGAHPAYELEQADLAVAKYNDLSVINLRRLFAHKGISFMDMQKQIIERSPPKRKLTVDTIF, encoded by the exons ATGGAGTCGTGCAGCTTCCGCACCGCCACCTCTCCTTCGCCGTTCTCCTcggccccgtcgtcctcctcctcccctcgtgCGCCATGCCCCCATCTCCGATTCCCG AGAGAAAGAAATGGGAGGCAGATGCGGATGCGGAGGAGGGCGTCGGGATTTGATGCCTTCCCGCCCCTCCCAGGCAAGGTCTTCGTCGAGGAG ACAATTGGAGCTGAATATGGGGAAGGCTTTGAGACATTTAGGATGGACGGACCACTCAATATCGATGTG GATTATTTGAACGAAAAACTGCAAGAATGCTTCCTTCAAAGGATAAGGCATGCTATGAAGCCAGATGAAGCATTTGGGCTAATTTTCTCATGGGACAATGTTATT GCTGACACGGACTCACTAAAGTTGGATGCTTGGAGACAGCTTGCTTTGGAAGAAG GGAAGGACATCCCTACTGCTGCTCACATCCAAAGGAGTATTCTTCATGGTGCTGCTGACCATGTCCTTAgaaag GTTTTGTATTGGGCAAAAGAGGATGATCAAATGGATAGACTGAAGGCACGTCTTATAGAGCTGTACTATGAAAGTCTCTTCAAA CTTGATACACCAGTAGAAGGATTGAGAGAATGGTTGGATGCAGTTCGGACAGCAGGTATACCATGCGCTGTGGCATCGTCCCTGGATAGGAGATGCATGGTTGAAGCTTTGGATAGGATGTCACTAAGCAAATACTTCAAG GCGATAGTGACCGATGAGGATGATATGGAGTCAATAGCACATAGATTTCTTTCAGCTGCTGTGAAG TTAGATCGGAAGCCCTCGAAATGCATAGTGTTTGAGGATGACCCCAGAGGCGTTACAGCTGCTCACAACTGCACTATGATGGCAGTTTCATTGATTGGTGCTCATCCTGC GTATGAGCTGGAGCAAGCAGACCTTGCCGTCGCGAAATACAACGACCTCTCGGTGATCAACCTGAGAAGGCTGTTTGCACACAAGGGGATAAGCTTCATGGACATGCAGAAGCAGATAATCGAGAGGTCACCTCCCAAGAGGAAGCTGACCGTGGACACCATCTTCTGA